In a genomic window of Nitrosarchaeum sp.:
- a CDS encoding PQQ-dependent sugar dehydrogenase, giving the protein MKNKIIIPLIIISILIFGVIAYKAPYLLPHEVLEPVRLLRDFTQELTRTTERNIGVPLKAQVSDNNFKVEEFVTGLNQPTQMAFIGNDLLVLEKNQGKVRLVREGILQPEPVLDVEVGTNNESGLLGIAVLDSTVYLYFTESEKDGGQTFANNVYAYTWDGNTLNNPILINTLSSESSWHNGGGMTVNKEGIVYVVIGDQMGGGRPDTKNEFTILQNHEKGEIDDSGVIVHVGLDNNVIQPKLAQDPLLHYYAMGIRNSFGLAIDPITGNMWDTENGPDNFDEINLVLPKFNSGWAIVMGPATEEQISKIPHLGDFQYNDPQFSWERTVTPTGLTFINSELFSKYKNEMLVGTCNFGQLFKFKLNEERNQLVFDTDHLQDRIANFTTLESGQKDFESLDEIIFGTGFGCITDVEMGPDGLLYVVSITDNTIYKILPK; this is encoded by the coding sequence TTGAAGAACAAAATAATCATACCTCTTATCATAATATCAATTTTGATTTTTGGTGTAATTGCATACAAGGCACCATATTTGCTACCTCATGAAGTATTAGAACCAGTAAGATTATTGAGGGATTTTACCCAAGAATTAACACGTACAACAGAACGAAATATTGGAGTTCCATTAAAAGCCCAAGTCAGTGACAACAATTTCAAAGTTGAAGAATTTGTAACTGGATTAAATCAGCCAACACAAATGGCATTTATTGGAAATGATCTACTGGTTCTTGAAAAAAATCAAGGAAAGGTCAGACTTGTAAGAGAAGGAATTCTTCAACCTGAACCAGTTCTTGATGTTGAAGTTGGTACCAATAACGAGTCTGGTTTGTTGGGAATCGCTGTATTGGATTCAACAGTTTATCTTTATTTTACTGAATCTGAAAAAGATGGAGGACAAACATTTGCCAATAATGTTTATGCATACACATGGGATGGTAATACACTGAATAATCCTATTTTGATAAATACACTTTCAAGTGAATCATCTTGGCACAACGGTGGCGGAATGACAGTAAACAAGGAAGGAATTGTCTATGTGGTAATAGGTGATCAAATGGGAGGAGGAAGACCTGACACCAAAAATGAATTTACAATTCTACAAAACCATGAAAAAGGAGAGATAGATGATAGTGGTGTAATAGTGCATGTTGGATTGGATAACAATGTGATACAGCCAAAATTGGCACAAGATCCTTTATTACATTATTATGCTATGGGAATTAGAAACAGTTTCGGTTTGGCAATAGATCCAATTACTGGAAATATGTGGGATACTGAAAACGGTCCTGATAATTTTGATGAGATTAATCTGGTGTTACCAAAATTCAATAGTGGCTGGGCAATTGTAATGGGTCCTGCCACAGAAGAACAAATATCAAAAATTCCACACTTGGGTGATTTTCAGTACAATGATCCTCAATTTAGTTGGGAAAGAACAGTTACTCCAACAGGTCTAACGTTTATCAATTCTGAACTGTTTTCTAAGTACAAAAATGAGATGCTTGTAGGTACATGTAACTTTGGACAACTATTCAAATTCAAATTAAATGAAGAGCGTAATCAACTCGTGTTTGATACAGATCATTTACAAGATCGTATAGCCAATTTCACTACTTTAGAAAGTGGACAAAAAGATTTTGAATCACTTGATGAAATAATATTTGGAACAGGATTTGGTTGTATTACTGATGTCGAGATGGGACCTGACGGGTTGTTGTATGTTGTTTCTATCACAGATAATACTATTTACAAAATCCTACCAAAATAA
- a CDS encoding GNAT family N-acetyltransferase encodes MNQYKILKKQNYVFKNYKLIPLREEDIQSIKNWRNEQIDILRQEKAITREQQIDYYNQVIKKSFSDKKPILILFSFLHNDLCIGYGGLTNIDWKTKNAELSFLVDTNRTSTNIYENDFASFLHLIFELAFDELNFVRIFTETYDIRPVHISILEKNGFRLEKRLKQRKRIHETLVDVLIHSCVKNVKS; translated from the coding sequence TTGAATCAATATAAAATTTTAAAAAAACAGAATTATGTCTTTAAAAATTATAAACTAATTCCATTACGTGAAGAAGATATCCAATCAATTAAGAATTGGAGAAATGAACAAATAGATATTTTACGACAAGAAAAAGCAATTACAAGAGAGCAGCAAATTGATTATTATAATCAAGTGATCAAAAAATCTTTTAGTGACAAGAAACCAATCTTGATACTATTCAGCTTTCTACATAATGATTTATGTATTGGTTATGGAGGTTTGACTAATATTGATTGGAAAACTAAGAATGCAGAATTATCTTTTCTTGTAGATACTAACCGAACATCTACTAACATATATGAAAACGATTTTGCATCTTTTTTACATCTAATCTTTGAATTGGCATTTGACGAGCTTAATTTTGTTAGGATTTTCACTGAAACATATGATATTAGACCCGTACATATCTCCATTTTAGAAAAGAATGGATTTCGACTTGAAAAACGACTAAAACAACGTAAACGTATCCATGAAACCTTAGTTGATGTACTAATTCATTCTTGTGTAAAAAATGTTAAAAGTTGA
- a CDS encoding UDP-N-acetylglucosamine 2-epimerase, protein MSDFSTQIFLIDSTVNTDQFLKSNNSTIITFDNAIHQLLLQNKIKHEVSDQYVSRSDLDDILRYSMIYARWYLLPEIKEIISFKDINLGELFYIEFQEFLISFLKRFLEIKRISAKFPNSKFLASHFLFPIISSLSANVELVGNAKEQLSIYDKIDVPVKIGRKQLTLTLSTSNVQKIQKILEKLSQGFIKKNQFKPNCNNVLLIDFTTIKYKSLLQSIPNFQLNVIKYDRRTSAVWNVESYLIIKQSHCMLENYSTLNDKSMDLRITQNQDFCNKITDQILIKEQILSSFFSFDNQSFWPAIKTEFVNMCEKRFLDASKEFELAEKLLKKYQFSAVLIWGETGLLEQIMISLAKKFKTPIILLQHGLYSDSPELITKNKFHGVIPKTSDMILVWGPKFKEYLIENGLDKNKIFEIGSTFFDPVFNNMIESAALQDCILLATDPYAFMYPHELTTEFMETYESMIKKVYEIASKQNKRLVIKTHPQKNTNEEEIAKQIDPTIMVIKSGDIRPLIKSSSLVIVTDMSTVILEAQAMKKPVISVFLRDYYGTPEPFKSNFCQRININDLSEWVTNVTNSNDFKNQVILKGTEFVDSYLVNQGTASESLLKFLESINDKARI, encoded by the coding sequence ATGAGTGATTTTTCTACACAAATATTTCTAATAGACTCTACAGTCAATACAGATCAATTTCTAAAATCCAATAATTCCACAATAATTACTTTTGATAATGCAATTCACCAACTGTTATTACAAAATAAGATCAAGCATGAAGTATCTGATCAGTATGTTTCCCGGAGTGATTTAGATGATATTTTGAGGTATTCTATGATCTATGCTCGTTGGTATTTGTTACCTGAAATAAAAGAAATTATTTCTTTTAAAGACATTAATCTTGGCGAATTATTCTACATAGAATTCCAAGAATTTCTTATTTCTTTTTTAAAACGATTTTTAGAAATTAAACGAATATCTGCTAAGTTTCCAAATTCAAAATTTCTTGCGTCACACTTCCTTTTTCCAATAATTTCGTCTTTGTCTGCTAACGTAGAACTTGTTGGTAATGCTAAGGAACAACTATCAATTTATGATAAAATAGATGTTCCTGTAAAAATCGGCAGAAAACAATTAACACTAACTCTTAGTACATCAAATGTACAAAAAATCCAAAAAATACTGGAAAAACTAAGTCAGGGTTTCATCAAAAAAAATCAATTCAAACCAAATTGTAATAATGTATTGTTGATAGATTTTACAACAATTAAATACAAATCATTACTGCAATCAATTCCAAATTTCCAATTAAATGTAATAAAATACGATCGGCGAACATCTGCAGTCTGGAATGTTGAATCTTATTTAATCATCAAACAATCACATTGTATGTTGGAAAATTATTCGACGTTAAATGATAAATCAATGGACTTGAGGATAACTCAAAACCAAGATTTTTGCAATAAAATAACAGATCAGATTCTAATAAAAGAACAAATACTATCGTCTTTTTTTTCATTTGATAATCAGTCATTTTGGCCTGCAATTAAAACGGAGTTTGTAAACATGTGTGAAAAAAGATTTCTTGACGCATCCAAAGAATTTGAACTTGCAGAAAAGCTATTAAAAAAATACCAATTTTCTGCAGTTTTGATTTGGGGCGAGACCGGTTTATTGGAACAAATTATGATTTCATTGGCAAAGAAGTTCAAAACTCCTATAATTCTTCTTCAACATGGATTGTATTCTGATTCTCCAGAATTAATAACTAAAAACAAATTCCATGGAGTCATCCCAAAAACATCTGATATGATATTAGTTTGGGGTCCAAAATTTAAAGAATATCTAATAGAAAATGGATTAGATAAGAATAAAATATTTGAAATTGGTAGTACGTTTTTTGATCCTGTTTTTAATAACATGATTGAATCTGCCGCCCTTCAAGATTGTATTCTTCTTGCAACTGATCCATACGCATTCATGTATCCACATGAATTGACTACTGAATTTATGGAAACATATGAGTCAATGATAAAAAAAGTCTATGAAATAGCATCCAAACAAAATAAGCGATTAGTGATAAAAACACATCCTCAAAAAAATACCAACGAGGAAGAAATAGCAAAACAAATTGATCCAACAATAATGGTTATCAAAAGCGGAGACATACGTCCACTAATAAAATCTAGTTCCTTAGTAATTGTGACAGATATGAGTACTGTGATTTTAGAGGCCCAAGCAATGAAAAAACCCGTCATATCTGTTTTCTTGAGAGATTATTATGGAACTCCAGAGCCTTTCAAATCAAATTTCTGTCAGAGAATAAATATCAATGATTTGAGTGAATGGGTTACAAATGTCACAAATTCTAATGATTTCAAAAATCAAGTTATATTGAAAGGAACTGAATTTGTTGATTCATACTTGGTTAATCAAGGAACTGCATCTGAATCACTTCTAAAATTTCTTGAGAGTATAAATGACAAAGCCAGAATTTGA